In one window of Deinococcus sp. KSM4-11 DNA:
- a CDS encoding MFS transporter, translated as MSRALSPSPEAHHPAPPLAPRTLGVGLILVVMIVAFESMAVGTVMPRVASDLNGLALFGWASSAFLLSSLLGAVASGVLADRRGLAPGTVVSLALFAVGLLVGGTASSMPVFVLGRLIQGLGAGGLGALPWAVITTRYPETARPRMLAAMSSAWLLPVLVGPLIASVIADQWSWRPVFWGLVPLLLLAAPLCVLPLLARHGSEGATRAQTPGSKRQLWPALGLLASAGALIEGLRRPEAAALIVAGLGLIGLLLAARPLFPAGLWRLAPGLPRLLALRGLLAFAFMGSGTFLPLALHDLRGLSLSGAGVVLSVGGATWTAGSWIQAQLERRWNGAYRSLTTRGALACVALGLSVTALSTLGITPLWCVYVGQVLGCLGMGIGYNGISLNALASVPAAEAGRLSGQLANIETLMVALSAGIGGALIARVQPMQGAFTLAFGITLLAALTAAVAALRLRLAAPE; from the coding sequence ATGAGTCGCGCCCTGAGCCCCTCGCCGGAGGCGCACCACCCGGCCCCACCCCTTGCCCCACGAACCCTAGGCGTGGGCCTGATCCTGGTCGTCATGATCGTGGCCTTCGAGTCCATGGCCGTCGGCACGGTCATGCCGCGCGTGGCCTCCGACCTCAACGGGCTGGCGTTGTTCGGGTGGGCGTCCAGCGCCTTCCTGCTCTCCAGCCTGCTCGGCGCCGTGGCCAGCGGCGTGCTCGCCGACCGGCGGGGGCTGGCGCCGGGCACGGTGGTGTCGCTCGCGCTGTTCGCCGTGGGCCTGCTGGTGGGCGGTACGGCGTCCTCGATGCCGGTCTTCGTGCTGGGACGGCTCATCCAGGGCCTGGGTGCGGGTGGGCTGGGCGCCCTGCCGTGGGCGGTCATCACCACGCGCTACCCGGAGACCGCGCGGCCCCGCATGCTGGCGGCCATGTCGAGCGCGTGGCTGCTGCCGGTGCTGGTAGGACCGCTGATCGCCAGCGTGATCGCGGATCAGTGGTCGTGGCGGCCGGTGTTCTGGGGGCTGGTGCCCCTGCTGCTGCTGGCCGCGCCGCTGTGCGTGCTGCCGCTGCTGGCCCGCCATGGCTCGGAGGGGGCCACGCGGGCACAGACCCCGGGGTCGAAGCGTCAGTTGTGGCCCGCGCTGGGCCTGTTGGCCTCGGCAGGCGCCCTGATCGAGGGCCTGCGCCGCCCGGAGGCCGCCGCCCTGATCGTGGCCGGACTGGGCCTGATCGGCCTGCTCCTCGCGGCCCGGCCGCTGTTCCCGGCAGGCCTGTGGCGGCTGGCGCCGGGCCTGCCACGCCTGCTGGCCCTGCGGGGGCTGCTGGCCTTCGCGTTCATGGGTTCCGGCACCTTCCTGCCGCTGGCCCTGCACGACCTGCGCGGCCTGAGCCTGAGCGGGGCGGGCGTGGTGCTCAGCGTCGGCGGGGCCACGTGGACAGCCGGCTCGTGGATCCAGGCGCAGCTCGAGCGGCGCTGGAACGGCGCGTATCGGAGCCTCACCACCCGTGGGGCCCTGGCCTGCGTGGCGCTGGGCCTGAGTGTCACGGCCCTGAGCACCCTGGGGATCACGCCGCTGTGGTGCGTGTACGTGGGCCAGGTGCTGGGCTGCCTGGGCATGGGCATCGGCTACAACGGCATCAGCTTGAATGCCCTGGCCAGCGTGCCCGCCGCCGAGGCCGGACGCCTGTCCGGGCAGCTGGCGAACATCGAGACGCTGATGGTCGCCCTGTCCGCCGGGATCGGCGGGGCGCTGATCGCGCGCGTGCAGCCCATGCAGGGCGCCTTCACGCTCGCCTTCGGCATAACGCTGCTGGCGGCGCTGACCGCCGCAGTGGCGGCTCTCCGGCTGCGACTGGCGGCTCCCGAATAG
- a CDS encoding ABC transporter ATP-binding protein, with protein MLEIQNLRVNYGAFTALHDVNLSVKPGEIVVLLGANGAGKSTLFRTLSGLQRPASGTAHWNGTPLTGGRPEFNVAHGVAQCPEGRLLFPELSVEKNLRLGAYVHRKDPAGTQRELQRVFDLFPILVEKRHDPAGSLSGGQQQMVAIARALMARPQLLLLDEPSLGLAPLVVEQVFQTVQRVNEAGVSVLLAEQNAFAALGIAHRGYVLESGTISLQGTSADLMNDDRVRSAYLGV; from the coding sequence ATGCTTGAGATCCAGAACCTGCGCGTGAACTACGGGGCCTTCACCGCCCTGCACGACGTGAACCTGAGCGTGAAGCCCGGCGAGATCGTGGTGCTGCTCGGCGCGAACGGCGCGGGCAAGAGCACGCTCTTCCGCACGCTCTCGGGCCTCCAGCGCCCGGCCTCGGGCACGGCCCACTGGAACGGCACGCCGCTGACCGGTGGCCGCCCCGAGTTCAACGTCGCGCACGGCGTGGCGCAGTGCCCGGAAGGGCGGCTGCTGTTCCCGGAGCTGAGCGTGGAGAAGAACCTGCGTCTGGGCGCGTATGTCCACCGGAAAGACCCGGCGGGCACACAGCGCGAATTACAGCGCGTGTTCGACCTCTTCCCGATTCTGGTCGAGAAACGCCATGACCCGGCGGGCAGCCTGTCGGGTGGGCAGCAGCAGATGGTCGCCATCGCCCGCGCGCTGATGGCCCGGCCCCAGCTGCTGCTACTGGACGAGCCCTCACTGGGCCTCGCACCGCTGGTGGTCGAGCAGGTGTTCCAGACCGTGCAGCGCGTGAACGAGGCCGGGGTGAGCGTCCTGCTGGCCGAGCAGAACGCCTTCGCGGCGCTGGGCATCGCCCACCGGGGCTACGTGCTGGAGAGCGGGACGATCTCGCTTCAGGGCACCTCTGCCGACCTGATGAACGACGACCGCGTGCGGAGCGCGTACCTGGGCGTGTAG
- a CDS encoding ABC transporter ATP-binding protein, with the protein MPEAALDPHGLLDVQGLGIRFGGLDAVKDVTASIPSGQITAIIGPNGAGKSTFFNLISGFYVPTAGQIRFRGEDVTRLKTHQVVSRGIARTFQTTTIYKELSVLEGVMIGHRVRTRAGLIDALLRTGREKHDEEASRAGAMQALERVGLAAQAHRPAGALTQEGQKRVGIAMALASDPTLLLLDEPAAGMNPDETVRLMALIRELVQGGLSVALVEHKMSLVMGLANRILVLHHGQLIAQGTPAEVSRDAAVIEAYLGSHAHGGQLGQGAGARHA; encoded by the coding sequence ATGCCTGAGGCAGCGCTCGACCCACACGGCCTGCTGGACGTCCAGGGTCTGGGCATCCGCTTCGGCGGCCTGGATGCCGTGAAAGACGTGACGGCCAGCATCCCGTCCGGGCAGATCACCGCGATCATCGGACCGAACGGCGCGGGCAAGAGCACCTTCTTCAACCTGATCTCGGGCTTCTACGTGCCCACGGCGGGCCAGATCCGCTTCCGGGGCGAGGATGTCACGCGCCTGAAGACGCATCAGGTCGTCTCTCGCGGCATCGCCCGCACCTTCCAGACGACCACCATCTATAAGGAACTCAGCGTGCTCGAGGGCGTCATGATCGGCCACCGGGTGCGTACACGGGCCGGGCTGATCGATGCCCTGCTGCGCACCGGCCGCGAGAAGCACGACGAGGAGGCCAGTCGCGCCGGGGCGATGCAGGCCCTGGAACGTGTCGGGCTGGCCGCGCAGGCGCACCGACCCGCCGGAGCCCTCACGCAGGAAGGGCAGAAGCGCGTGGGCATCGCCATGGCGCTCGCCAGCGACCCCACGCTGCTGCTGCTGGACGAACCGGCCGCAGGCATGAACCCCGACGAGACGGTGCGCCTGATGGCCCTGATCCGCGAGCTGGTGCAAGGCGGCCTGTCTGTGGCGCTGGTCGAACACAAGATGAGCCTGGTGATGGGCCTCGCGAACCGCATTCTGGTGCTGCACCACGGGCAGCTGATCGCGCAGGGCACGCCCGCCGAGGTCAGCCGCGATGCGGCCGTGATCGAGGCGTACCTGGGCAGCCACGCACACGGCGGACAGCTGGGCCAGGGAGCGGGAGCCCGCCATGCTTGA